The following proteins come from a genomic window of Miscanthus floridulus cultivar M001 chromosome 2, ASM1932011v1, whole genome shotgun sequence:
- the LOC136536584 gene encoding uncharacterized protein, protein MVLGASAGGPASQGGGEDGDSGQMSARPAAETDTPETRALGKHAVSPLGSTAEVEQAAAGLAPPRVERALESGEGRPASADTGAAPPPPLQRRDVVKKRLGIRSGQKRQAEVPAFAPRKALKVGTGSIAPGAVEVQELVAQVGATQAAVGREEEEEPTLHEVVAPVAVEATVGAAETPSAVEATEGEVGVEAPSVVEATEGEVEVEAPSVVEATEGEVEVEAPTVVEALRTSGAEVVEIAAPRNFGARVVEAGVSTARVADLEVETEARQASTLPPIQSVLPELEARSFGKSLFLRRERGVWDELCRQRELLAHANELLSARSAEAEDLRLRCDNREAEAATAQGQVTPLVARVKELEEELTRVADERDASNSWAEEVRATVVATAGQLGAEQRAHELTKGALAEATKAAEGLDDEVSRLTEASVALQTVLDREIEEHDVL, encoded by the exons atggttcttGGGGCGTCGGCGGGCGGTCCGGCGTcccaaggaggaggagaagacggTGACTCAGGGCAGATGAGCGCCCGCCCCGCGGCCGAGACCGATACGCCCGAGACGAGGGCGTTGGGAAAGCACGCCGTTAGCCCGCTGGGCTCGACagcagaggtggagcaggcggctgCGGGGCTGGCTCCACCGAGGGTTGAGCGAGCGCTGGAGTCCGGCGAAGGTCGGCCGGCCTCGGCGGACACgggggccgcgccaccgccgccgttgcagaggagggacGTGGTGAAGAAGCGGTTGGGCATCCGCTCGGG CcagaagcgtcaggcggaagtgCCTGCCTTTGCGCCGCGCAAGGCGCTCAAGGTGGGCACGGGTTCCATCGCCCCAGGGGCGGTGGAGGTACAGGAGTTGGTCGCCCAGGTAGGGGCTACCCAGGCGGCTGTGgggcgagaggaggaggaggagcctacacTCCACGAGGTCGTAGCACCTGTAGCTGTCGAGGCCACTGTGGGTGCGGCCGAGACCCCCTCGGCCgtggaggccaccgagggcgaggtcggGGTCGAGGCCCCCTCGGttgtcgaggccaccgagggcgaggtcgaggtcgaggccccctcGGTCGTCGAGGCTACCGAGggcgaggtcgaggtcgaggcccccacGGTTGTCGAGGCCCTCCGGACCTCAGGGGCCGAGGTAGTGGAGATCGCGGCACCCAGGAACTTCGGGGCCAGAGTGGTGGAGGCCGGAGTGAGCACGGCGAGGGTGGCAGACCTAGAGGTGGAGACGGAGGCGAGGCAAGCCTCAACCCTGCCACCAATTCAGAGCGTGCTTCCG gagctcgaggcccggtccttcGGGAAGTCGCTGTTCCTtcggcgggagaggggcgtctgggacgaGCTCTGTCGGCAGAgggagctgctcgcccacgccaacgagcttctgtcggcacggAGCGCGGAGGCGGAGGATCTCCGTCTTCGCTGTGACAACCGGGAGGCTGAGGCGGCCACGGCTCAGGGGCAGGTCACCCCTTTGGTGGCacgggtcaaggagctagaggaggaactGACCCGTGTGGCCGACGAGCGAGACGCCTCCAACTCCTGGGCGGAAGAAGTGAGGGCCACTGTCGTAGCCACCgctgggcagctgggtgcggagcagcggGCGCacgagctgacgaaaggtgccttggcagaggctaccaaggcggccgagg GGTTGGACGATGAGGTCTCACGGTTgaccgaggcctccgtcgcgctgcagacagtgctcgatcgcgagatcgaggagcacgacGTGCTGTAG